A genomic region of Desulfosarcina ovata subsp. ovata contains the following coding sequences:
- the tesB gene encoding acyl-CoA thioesterase II: MSVCVEKNVLEELLQLLKLEKIEENIFRGQSQDLGYRAVFGGQILGQALSAASQTVPADRHTHSLHAYFMRPGDATKPIVYTVDCIRDGKSFTTRRVVAVQKGHAIFFMSASYQIVEPGFGHQKKMPDVQGPTGLEPDIEMARRLGDHLPPGIREKVLCDKPIELRPIDPIDPSRPEKKAPSCAFWFRAIGPMPDDPAVHQYMLAYASDFGMVPTSLRPHGHTVWNPEIQTASLDHAMWFHRDFRMDNWMLFEMNSPSASGARGLTVGRFFTREGVLVASVAQEGLIRYHKDDA, translated from the coding sequence ATGTCTGTTTGTGTTGAGAAAAACGTTCTTGAAGAACTGTTGCAATTGTTGAAACTGGAGAAAATCGAAGAAAATATTTTCCGGGGGCAGAGCCAGGACCTGGGCTATAGAGCCGTGTTTGGTGGCCAGATTTTGGGTCAAGCGCTGTCGGCCGCTTCCCAGACCGTTCCCGCCGACCGTCATACCCATAGCCTGCATGCCTATTTTATGCGTCCCGGGGATGCAACCAAGCCAATCGTCTATACGGTGGACTGTATTCGGGACGGTAAAAGCTTCACCACTCGCCGGGTGGTGGCCGTTCAGAAAGGCCATGCCATTTTTTTCATGTCCGCATCGTATCAGATCGTTGAACCCGGGTTCGGCCACCAGAAAAAAATGCCCGATGTGCAGGGGCCGACGGGGCTGGAACCGGATATCGAGATGGCCCGGCGGCTGGGCGACCATTTGCCCCCGGGCATCCGTGAGAAAGTTCTCTGTGACAAACCCATTGAGCTCCGGCCCATTGATCCGATCGACCCATCGCGTCCGGAAAAAAAGGCGCCAAGTTGCGCGTTCTGGTTCCGGGCCATCGGTCCCATGCCCGACGATCCGGCCGTGCACCAGTACATGCTGGCCTACGCCTCGGATTTCGGCATGGTCCCCACCTCCCTGCGTCCCCATGGCCACACCGTCTGGAATCCCGAGATTCAGACGGCCAGCCTGGATCACGCCATGTGGTTTCACCGGGATTTCCGTATGGACAACTGGATGCTTTTCGAAATGAACAGCCCCAGTGCGTCTGGGGCCAGGGGCCTGACCGTTGGCCGTTTTTTTACCAGGGAGGGTGTTCTGGTGGCCTCCGTGGCCCAGGAGGGGCTGATTCGCTACCACAAGGACGATGCTTAA